Proteins from one Salvelinus namaycush isolate Seneca chromosome 34, SaNama_1.0, whole genome shotgun sequence genomic window:
- the LOC120028538 gene encoding claudin-8-like, producing the protein MIQGVSEIAALCVGLVGLIGAAAVTGMPMWKVTAFIGENIIVMETRWEGLWMNCYRQANIRMQCKVYDSLLYLPADLQAARGLMCCSLALSGMGLLGALAGMRCTSCIRDNDRVKSLILMVAGGMQLLASICVFIPVSWTAHAIIRDFYNPLLIDAQRRELGEALYVGWVTGAFLLTSGLLFLCRRVHSNKASFDIYHPANRINKPTLMHYHPISSVLSIGAHRQPGLIHQQSHSFDAYQHRQAPILHNVPYGQQGVVMNPPAAVSDSSLVENVGPSVYHHGNRRHVDGHHPSTSNSSNYVSSLSTLANSLYISQQTPYSYSHLTAPYTTYTGSQQTNPYSYSHPGNLSVSHNSSFQAVPQNPVFIGYKASRVQPSQSHHNGSSVGVYI; encoded by the exons ATGATCCAGGGCGTGTCTGAGATCGCGGCGCTGTGCGTGGGCCTGGTGGGTCTGATCGGAGCAGCCGCCGTCACCGGGATGCCCATGTGGAAGGTTACAGCCTTCATCGGAGAGAACATCATCGTCATGGAGACGCGCTGGGAGGGCCTGTGGATGAACTGCTATAGACAGGCCAACATCAGGATGCAGTGTAAGGTGTACGACTCTCTGCTGTATCTCCCCGCAGACCTGCAG GCTGCCAGGGGCTTGATGTGCTGCTCGCTGGCTCTCTCAGGGATGGGTCTACTGGGGGCTCTAGCAGGGATGCGGTGTACCTCCTGCATCCGGGACAACGACCGCGTTAAGAGCCTCATCCTCATGGTGGCTGGAGGCATGCAGTTACTGGCCTCTATCTGTGTGTTCATCCCAGTCTCCTGGACGGCTCACGCCATAATCCGTGACTTCTATAACCCCTTGCTGATCGATGCCCAGCGCAGGGAGCTGGGAGAGGCTCTCTACGTCGGCTGGGTGACCGGAGCCTTCCTCTTGACCTCTGGGCTTCTCTTCCTCTGTCGCCGCGTCCACTCCAACAAAGCCTCGTTCGATATCTACCATCCAGCCAACAGGATCAACAAACCCACTCTGATGCACTATCATCCTATCTCCAGTGTTCTTAGCATCGGGGCTCACCGCCAGCCCGGTCTGATCCACCAACAAAGTCACAGCTTCGATGCATACCAACACCGCCAAGCTCCGATTCTTCATAACGTTCCTTATGGACAACAAGGGGTCGTCATGAACCCTCCTGCTGCTGTGTCTGACTCTAGCTTGGTGGAGAACGTTGGGCCGTCGGTCTATCACCATGGCAACCGACGTCATGTTGACGGACACCATCCCTCCACCTCTAACAGCTCCAACTACGTCAGCAGCCTGTCCACTCTGGCTAACTCCCTGTACATCAGCCAACAGACTCCGTACTCCTATAGCCACCTGACCGCTCCGTACACCACATATACCGGTAGTCAACAGACAAATCCATACTCCTACAGTCATCCGGGAAACCTGTCCGTTTCACACAACTCCAGTTTCCAAGCCGTACCTCAGAATCCTGTTTTTATCGGGTATAAGGCCTCCAGAGTTCAACCATCGCAGTCTCACCACAACGGAAGCAGTGTTGGTGTGTACATCTGA